The following coding sequences are from one Hymenobacter sp. DG25A window:
- a CDS encoding thiamine pyrophosphate-dependent enzyme, with the protein MPTPASAEITAAAALSKEDLLRDYRLGWESRHASLAGRKEVFMGKAKFGIFGDGKELPQLAMARAFQNGDFRSGYYRDQTFMLAIGELTLQQYFAQLYAHPDVEAEPATGGRAMNGHFATRLLDEDGNFKPQTNTKNSSADISPTAGQMPRLVGLAYASKLYRQNPELHDRTDFSINGNEVAFGTIGNASTSEGMFFEALNAAGVLQIPMLMSVWDDHYGISVPAEYQTTKQNISEILMGLQREGEGQQGFEIFVVRGWDYPALVDTYQRAAEMCRTQHVPVLIHVTEVTQPQGHSTSGSHERYKSKDRLSWEEAHDCMTKMREWMLAEGHATEEELTQIENESRDLVKQARVAAWDAFFTPIKQERDETVALLNKLVAETGTENSLHELVEHLEHNTTPIRADLVRTVRRALRQVRSQRSGARRELQNWLEQALAENADRYNSYLYSQSEQAVGNIEVLPAEFAADAPIVDGREVLQACFEANFRRDPTIFAIGEDVGKIGDVNQAFAGLQDKFGELRVTDTGIRECTIVGQGIGAALRGLRPITEIQYLDYLLYAIQILSDDVACLQYRTKGGQKAPLIVRTRGHRLEGIWHSGSPIQMILGSIRGMHLCVPRDMTQAAGFYNTLLRSDEPAIVIECLNGYRLKERIPQNVGEFTVPLGMPETLRPGTDVTVVTYGSMCRIVMDAAKQLAEVGISIEVIDVQTLLPFDLEHVITDSIRKTNRVLFADEDVPGGATAYMMQQVLDEQDAYQYLDSAPRCLAAQPHRPPYGSDGDYFSKPNAEDVFDVVYELMQETDPKQFPAIY; encoded by the coding sequence ATGCCCACCCCTGCATCCGCCGAAATTACCGCTGCCGCTGCGCTCAGCAAAGAAGACCTGCTCCGCGACTATCGTCTGGGCTGGGAAAGCCGCCACGCCTCGCTGGCGGGCCGCAAGGAAGTATTCATGGGCAAAGCCAAATTTGGCATCTTCGGTGATGGCAAAGAGCTGCCCCAGCTGGCCATGGCCCGCGCCTTCCAGAACGGCGACTTCCGCTCCGGCTACTACCGCGACCAGACCTTTATGCTTGCCATTGGCGAGCTGACCCTGCAGCAGTACTTCGCCCAGCTCTACGCCCACCCCGACGTAGAGGCCGAGCCCGCCACCGGCGGCCGCGCCATGAACGGCCACTTTGCTACCCGCCTGCTGGATGAGGACGGCAACTTCAAGCCGCAGACCAACACCAAGAATTCCTCCGCCGATATTTCGCCCACCGCCGGCCAGATGCCGCGCCTGGTGGGACTGGCCTACGCCTCCAAGCTCTATCGCCAGAACCCGGAGCTGCATGACCGCACCGACTTTTCCATCAACGGCAATGAGGTAGCCTTTGGCACCATTGGCAACGCCAGCACCTCCGAGGGCATGTTCTTCGAGGCCCTGAATGCCGCCGGCGTGCTCCAGATTCCGATGCTGATGAGCGTGTGGGACGACCATTACGGCATTTCGGTGCCTGCCGAGTACCAGACCACCAAGCAGAACATCAGCGAAATTCTGATGGGCCTGCAGCGGGAGGGCGAAGGCCAGCAGGGCTTTGAAATTTTTGTGGTGCGCGGCTGGGACTACCCAGCCCTGGTAGACACCTACCAGCGCGCCGCCGAGATGTGCCGCACCCAGCACGTGCCCGTGCTCATTCACGTAACTGAAGTAACCCAGCCCCAGGGCCACAGCACCAGCGGCTCGCACGAGCGCTACAAGAGCAAAGACCGCCTCAGCTGGGAAGAAGCCCACGACTGCATGACCAAAATGCGTGAATGGATGCTCGCCGAAGGCCACGCCACGGAAGAGGAACTCACACAGATTGAGAATGAGAGCCGGGACTTAGTAAAGCAGGCCCGCGTAGCGGCCTGGGACGCTTTCTTCACGCCCATTAAGCAGGAGCGCGACGAAACCGTAGCCCTGCTGAATAAGCTGGTAGCCGAAACCGGCACCGAAAACAGCCTGCACGAGCTGGTAGAGCACCTGGAGCACAACACCACGCCCATTCGGGCTGATTTAGTGCGCACCGTGCGACGCGCCCTGCGCCAGGTACGCAGCCAGCGCAGCGGCGCCCGCCGCGAGCTGCAGAACTGGCTGGAGCAAGCCCTGGCCGAAAACGCCGACCGCTACAACTCCTACCTCTACAGCCAGAGCGAACAGGCTGTTGGCAACATTGAAGTGTTACCCGCTGAGTTTGCTGCCGATGCGCCGATTGTAGACGGCCGTGAGGTGCTGCAGGCCTGCTTCGAAGCCAACTTCCGCCGCGACCCCACCATCTTCGCTATTGGCGAGGACGTGGGCAAGATTGGCGACGTAAACCAGGCCTTTGCCGGCTTGCAGGACAAGTTCGGCGAGCTGCGCGTAACGGATACCGGCATTCGGGAGTGCACCATTGTGGGGCAGGGCATAGGCGCCGCCTTGCGCGGCCTACGCCCCATCACCGAAATCCAGTATCTGGACTACCTGCTTTACGCCATTCAGATTCTCAGTGATGACGTGGCCTGCCTGCAGTACCGTACCAAAGGCGGCCAGAAAGCGCCCCTGATTGTGCGCACCCGCGGCCACCGGCTGGAAGGCATCTGGCACTCCGGCTCACCCATTCAAATGATTCTGGGCTCTATCCGCGGCATGCACCTGTGCGTACCGCGCGACATGACCCAGGCGGCCGGTTTCTACAACACGCTGCTGCGCTCCGATGAGCCGGCCATTGTGATTGAGTGCCTAAACGGCTACCGCCTGAAAGAGCGGATTCCGCAGAACGTGGGCGAGTTTACCGTGCCCCTGGGCATGCCCGAAACCCTGCGCCCGGGTACTGATGTAACGGTAGTCACTTACGGCTCTATGTGCCGCATCGTGATGGATGCTGCCAAGCAGTTGGCCGAGGTGGGTATCTCCATTGAAGTTATCGATGTGCAGACCCTGCTGCCTTTCGACCTGGAGCACGTCATCACGGACAGCATCCGCAAGACCAACCGTGTGCTCTTCGCCGATGAAGATGTGCCTGGCGGCGCTACGGCCTACATGATGCAGCAAGTTTTGGATGAGCAGGATGCCTACCAGTACCTCGACTCCGCGCCGCGCTGCCTGGCCGCCCAGCCGCACCGCCCGCCCTACGGCTCCGATGGCGACTACTTCAGCAAGCCCAACGCGGAAGACGTCTTCGACGTGGTGTATGAGCTCATGCAGGAAACCGACCCCAAGCAGTTCCCGGCTATTTACTAA
- a CDS encoding DUF1573 domain-containing protein, translating into MKHLCTLLFALLLTLGARAQGVITFDKDLHDFGKVAEGAQATHEFRFKNTGNQPIVINDVRASCGCTTPDWTKTPVLPGKSGMVKAVYNSTGHLGVFNKTVTITSNAATPSKTLTIQGTVLAKDEMKKALTPAQLAQSPRLVLDRTVHDFGKMEAGQQPIARFTVRNTGKSDLVLGALASSCNCVGLKSTPAPIKPGQSAVLELIYSQRKLGAMADEVTLNSNDLNGDTKLKLKANVVKDLNAGSMVKESDSTVPFK; encoded by the coding sequence ATGAAACATCTTTGCACACTACTGTTTGCCCTGTTGCTGACGTTGGGCGCCCGCGCACAGGGCGTAATCACCTTCGACAAAGACCTGCACGACTTCGGTAAAGTGGCGGAAGGTGCTCAGGCTACCCACGAGTTTCGGTTTAAGAACACCGGCAATCAGCCTATTGTAATCAATGATGTGCGGGCCAGCTGCGGCTGCACCACCCCGGACTGGACCAAAACGCCCGTGCTGCCCGGCAAAAGCGGCATGGTGAAGGCCGTGTACAACAGCACCGGCCACCTGGGCGTGTTCAACAAAACCGTCACCATTACCAGCAACGCCGCTACCCCCAGCAAAACCCTCACTATTCAGGGCACGGTGCTGGCTAAGGATGAAATGAAAAAGGCCCTGACGCCGGCCCAGCTGGCGCAGTCGCCGCGCCTGGTGCTGGACCGCACCGTGCATGATTTTGGCAAAATGGAAGCCGGTCAACAGCCAATTGCCCGCTTCACGGTGCGCAACACCGGCAAATCGGACCTGGTGCTGGGGGCTTTGGCCAGCAGCTGCAACTGCGTGGGTTTGAAAAGCACACCCGCGCCTATTAAGCCGGGCCAAAGCGCCGTGCTGGAGCTGATTTACAGCCAGCGCAAGCTGGGCGCCATGGCCGATGAGGTAACCCTGAACTCCAACGACCTGAACGGCGACACCAAGCTGAAGCTGAAGGCCAACGTGGTAAAGGACCTGAACGCCGGCAGCATGGTGAAGGAAAGTGACTCCACGGTACCTTTTAAGTAA
- the ald gene encoding alanine dehydrogenase — translation MIIGVPKEIKNNENRVGLTPAGVAEFRKHGHEVYVQSTAGLGSGFQDAEYEQAGATILPTIADVYGKAEMIVKVKEPIASEYPLIKENQLLFTYFHFASGEELTHAMIERKAVCLAYETVELPSRALPLLIPMSEVAGRMAPQEGAKYLEKPLKGRGILLGGVPGVKPAEVLVLGAGIVGTQAAKIAAGLGAQVTVMDINLNRLRELDDFMPKNVVTQYSNEYNIRAAVKTADLIIGAVLIPGAKAPHLITRDMLKTMKAGTVLVDVAVDQGGCIETCKPTTHEDPTFIIDDIVHYCVANMPGAVPYTSTLALTNATLPYAVKLANLGWQEACRRDEALRLGLNVVNGKVVYKGVADAWGLPLESVESVMEVAVA, via the coding sequence ATGATCATCGGCGTACCGAAAGAAATTAAGAACAACGAAAACCGCGTGGGCCTGACGCCCGCTGGCGTAGCCGAATTCCGCAAGCACGGCCACGAGGTATACGTGCAATCTACTGCCGGCTTGGGCAGCGGTTTCCAGGACGCCGAATATGAGCAGGCCGGGGCTACCATTCTGCCTACTATTGCCGATGTATATGGCAAGGCAGAAATGATTGTGAAGGTGAAGGAGCCGATTGCCTCGGAATATCCCCTCATCAAGGAAAATCAGCTGCTGTTCACCTACTTCCACTTTGCCTCCGGCGAGGAGCTGACCCACGCCATGATTGAGCGCAAAGCCGTGTGCCTGGCCTACGAAACCGTAGAGCTGCCCAGCCGCGCCCTGCCCCTGCTCATCCCGATGAGCGAAGTGGCCGGCCGCATGGCTCCGCAGGAAGGCGCCAAGTACCTGGAGAAGCCGCTGAAAGGCCGCGGCATTCTGCTGGGCGGCGTACCCGGCGTAAAGCCAGCTGAAGTGCTGGTACTGGGTGCCGGTATTGTTGGCACGCAGGCCGCTAAAATTGCCGCTGGTCTGGGGGCTCAGGTTACCGTAATGGACATCAACCTGAACCGTCTGCGCGAGCTGGACGACTTCATGCCCAAAAACGTGGTAACGCAGTACTCCAACGAGTACAACATCCGGGCCGCAGTGAAAACCGCCGACCTCATTATTGGCGCGGTCCTGATTCCGGGTGCAAAAGCGCCCCACCTCATCACGCGCGACATGCTGAAGACCATGAAGGCCGGCACCGTGCTGGTAGACGTGGCCGTGGACCAGGGTGGCTGCATTGAAACCTGCAAGCCTACCACCCACGAAGATCCTACCTTCATCATCGACGATATTGTGCACTACTGCGTGGCCAACATGCCCGGCGCAGTGCCTTACACCTCTACCCTGGCCCTGACCAACGCTACGCTGCCATACGCTGTGAAGCTGGCCAACCTGGGCTGGCAGGAAGCCTGCCGCCGCGACGAAGCCCTGCGCCTCGGCCTGAACGTGGTGAATGGCAAAGTGGTGTATAAAGGCGTTGCTGATGCCTGGGGCCTGCCCCTGGAGTCGGTAGAGTCTGTAATGGAAGTGGCTGTTGCTTAA
- a CDS encoding SMI1/KNR4 family protein produces the protein MKGIMYTGGELTDLVTFARLPSYLQAFLREQNGVVAYFGGLHIRGCVTEPAWHSLAEAWQGLHAFWRVYDTVQEADIPFAQDCVGNQFLLRGDAVLFLDTETGELADLEVDFKHFLFGAEKFPLDALGMEPLRSFQQRGGVLQPGQLLSLYPPVCVATEKQTPTIKPKTVAERLQWLADFYRQIKDLPSGQRIRFRPAE, from the coding sequence ATGAAGGGCATTATGTACACCGGAGGCGAGCTGACGGACCTCGTCACGTTTGCCCGGCTTCCCTCCTATCTGCAGGCTTTTTTGCGCGAGCAGAATGGCGTGGTAGCCTACTTTGGCGGGCTGCACATTCGGGGCTGCGTTACAGAGCCCGCGTGGCACTCCCTGGCCGAGGCCTGGCAGGGTCTGCATGCCTTCTGGCGCGTGTATGACACCGTGCAGGAAGCCGATATTCCCTTTGCGCAGGACTGCGTAGGCAACCAGTTTCTGCTGCGCGGCGACGCGGTCCTATTTCTGGATACTGAAACCGGGGAGCTGGCCGACCTGGAAGTCGACTTCAAGCATTTCCTGTTCGGGGCCGAGAAATTTCCGCTGGATGCCCTGGGCATGGAGCCCCTGCGCAGCTTTCAGCAGCGCGGCGGCGTGCTGCAGCCCGGGCAGCTCCTGAGCCTGTACCCGCCGGTGTGCGTGGCTACTGAAAAGCAGACGCCCACCATCAAGCCCAAAACGGTGGCCGAGCGGCTGCAATGGCTGGCCGATTTCTACCGGCAGATAAAGGATTTGCCCAGCGGGCAGCGCATCCGCTTCCGCCCGGCCGAATAG
- a CDS encoding LTA synthase family protein encodes MPSLPLRLLLRRFALLLGVYVLLRAGFYAFNYDTFQEASASQVALAFWHGFRFDIAALLLLNLPFVVLSMIPALGRGWQRFLWGIYLLLNALGIALNIVDWEYFKFIGRRTSNELTTIGADVQRQAGQLVGNYWFLVLPFVLLLVALWYFYPMPKGRQPESDTAEKTSFKNRSTARRRWLLLVEALLVAGFTVLGIRGGLQLKPLRTGAAFAQQPAILGHLALNSTFTFLKSLGYENLERRQYFASEMELQQALGVRPAVAAKAAPRRDNVVILLLESFSSEYTGVENGGSGGYTPFFDSLATHGGVLFREHYANGRRSIEALPAVLAGLPALLENPFITSNFQTNELHGLGEILGKQGYTTSVFHGAENGSMGFNTFAGVAGIQRYYGLSEYPGARQSPDYDGHWGIFDEPYLQYFSRQLSQQKQPFFATLFTLSSHEPFTVPPQYSGRFPKGTLPIHAAIGYTDFALRRFFAAASRQPWYRNTLFILLADHTSQTDRRGYQNTLGSYKTPLLVFHPGQTLPAANVHRITQQADVPATVLDYLHVPTQGKLLPFGYSVFDSTNTGRAVFLSGGSWFLVHSDFVTELTADDQVRLYPYQTHRLPAVPLPNPDPQKLRQYGNELKACVQLYVNGLIDNRLYLHPKAKQGSQ; translated from the coding sequence ATGCCTTCCCTCCCGCTGCGTTTGCTGCTTCGTCGGTTTGCCCTCTTGCTGGGGGTGTATGTGCTGCTGCGCGCGGGGTTTTATGCTTTCAATTACGATACGTTTCAAGAGGCCTCGGCGAGCCAGGTAGCACTGGCCTTCTGGCACGGTTTCCGGTTTGATATTGCAGCACTGCTGCTCCTGAATCTGCCTTTCGTAGTGCTATCAATGATTCCGGCGCTGGGGCGCGGGTGGCAGCGCTTTTTGTGGGGTATCTACCTGCTGCTGAATGCACTGGGCATTGCCCTGAACATTGTGGACTGGGAGTACTTCAAATTCATCGGCCGCCGCACCAGCAATGAGCTAACCACCATTGGAGCCGATGTACAGCGGCAGGCCGGGCAGCTGGTGGGGAACTACTGGTTTCTGGTGCTCCCGTTTGTGTTGCTGCTGGTGGCGCTGTGGTACTTCTATCCTATGCCAAAAGGCAGGCAGCCGGAGAGTGACACTGCCGAGAAAACATCTTTCAAAAACCGCTCAACCGCCCGCAGGCGTTGGCTGCTGCTGGTGGAGGCCTTGCTGGTAGCTGGCTTTACCGTGCTGGGTATCCGGGGTGGGCTGCAGCTGAAGCCCTTGCGCACCGGTGCAGCCTTCGCGCAGCAACCTGCTATTCTGGGACACCTGGCCCTAAATAGCACCTTCACGTTCCTCAAAAGCCTGGGATATGAGAACCTGGAGCGCCGCCAGTATTTTGCCTCTGAAATGGAACTGCAGCAGGCATTGGGCGTACGGCCGGCCGTGGCTGCTAAAGCAGCGCCGCGCCGCGACAACGTAGTAATACTGTTACTAGAAAGTTTCTCCTCGGAATACACCGGCGTAGAAAATGGCGGCAGTGGGGGCTACACGCCTTTCTTTGATTCGCTGGCGACGCACGGCGGGGTGCTTTTTCGGGAGCATTATGCCAATGGCCGGCGCTCTATTGAGGCCTTGCCGGCCGTGCTGGCGGGGCTGCCGGCCCTGCTGGAAAACCCATTCATTACCTCCAACTTCCAGACCAACGAGCTGCACGGACTGGGCGAAATCCTGGGCAAGCAGGGTTATACGACGTCGGTGTTTCATGGCGCCGAGAATGGCTCCATGGGCTTTAATACCTTTGCCGGGGTGGCCGGCATACAGCGCTACTATGGCCTGAGCGAATACCCCGGCGCCCGCCAAAGCCCCGATTACGATGGGCACTGGGGCATTTTTGACGAGCCCTACCTGCAGTATTTCAGCCGGCAGCTCAGCCAGCAAAAGCAGCCTTTCTTTGCGACGCTGTTCACGCTGTCCTCACACGAGCCCTTCACGGTGCCGCCGCAATACAGCGGGCGGTTTCCCAAGGGTACGCTGCCCATTCACGCCGCCATTGGCTATACCGATTTTGCCCTGCGCCGGTTTTTTGCAGCGGCCAGCCGGCAGCCCTGGTACCGGAATACGCTTTTCATCCTGCTGGCCGACCACACGTCCCAAACCGACCGGCGCGGCTACCAGAACACGCTGGGCAGCTACAAAACACCCCTGCTGGTTTTCCATCCCGGCCAGACCTTGCCGGCAGCTAATGTGCACCGCATTACGCAACAGGCCGATGTACCCGCCACTGTGCTTGATTATCTACACGTGCCCACGCAGGGCAAGCTACTCCCCTTTGGCTACTCCGTTTTTGATAGCACCAATACCGGCCGGGCAGTTTTTCTGAGCGGTGGTTCGTGGTTTCTGGTGCACTCCGACTTTGTGACGGAGCTAACGGCCGATGACCAGGTCCGGCTTTACCCCTATCAAACCCACCGACTGCCCGCCGTTCCGCTGCCGAACCCCGATCCGCAAAAGCTCCGGCAGTACGGCAACGAGCTGAAGGCCTGCGTGCAGCTTTACGTTAATGGGTTAATTGACAACCGGCTGTACCTGCATCCTAAAGCAAAACAGGGTAGTCAATAG
- a CDS encoding two-component system response regulator, whose protein sequence is MKTYLIDDDDLGIYLTEQLLRAEGFSNCISTFQSATEALNTLVGEKKVAAPDVVFLDLNMPVMSGWDFLDALAPYQDELRGRCHIYILTSSLALADMEKAKQYGLVAGLIHKPIDSEEIRAIHSQLAGEAENG, encoded by the coding sequence ATGAAAACCTACCTGATTGACGACGACGACCTCGGCATTTACCTCACCGAGCAGCTGTTGCGGGCAGAAGGGTTTTCGAATTGCATTTCCACCTTCCAGTCGGCCACCGAAGCCTTAAATACCCTGGTGGGGGAAAAGAAAGTAGCGGCGCCCGATGTCGTGTTTCTGGACCTGAACATGCCCGTGATGAGTGGCTGGGACTTCCTGGATGCCCTGGCACCCTACCAGGACGAGCTGCGGGGCCGCTGCCACATCTACATTCTCACTTCGTCCCTGGCTTTGGCCGATATGGAAAAGGCCAAACAGTATGGCCTGGTAGCTGGCCTCATTCACAAGCCCATTGATAGTGAAGAAATCCGGGCTATCCATTCCCAGCTGGCTGGGGAGGCTGAAAATGGGTAA
- a CDS encoding PAS domain S-box protein, with product MTKQDPSSAGQFFDFESSAEAVFALDKAGNFQWASSRFSRLLEQPAGQLTGTSLFRYLPPAEVEQAQQQVQRAAAGEIVCYEAGLVVNNRFLMVSLHLFPQLADHQITGVYGFAKPLTAHQQTTHKLREREHQLSVIFDTMADVTFVLNVEPQGRYRFTFVNKAFQKTTGLPPEKVVGSYVHDIIPEPSLSLVLEKYKQSVTTLQRVSWLETSDYPTGQVTGEVSVTPVLDERGSCSQLVGIVHDLTEQKKVEAALQLSNERFQYVLMATSEAIYDWDIDTGYIYWGEGLETLFGYKLDENPTNFNLWSASVHPDDVEPVLGGLMQEVNETTHTLWQGEYRFRRENGTWAVVFDRGYIVRDADGRPLRMIGSMQDVTERREAEERQRLMADKLLKQNTDLQQFAYIVSHNLRAPLANAMGYVDLMSRVDKGSEVFEASMKNMQASVQQLDEMLADVTRILAVRDKQGGYRPEPVALAAVCRQALFGLEEPLLECGGELICHIPPELVVPGSRAYFHSIFQNLISNAIKYRSDERPLRIEIKAEHTPGEGTTIIITDNGSGFDMEKAGEDIFQLYRRFHTSKRGRGIGLFLVKSHVQSMGGQITVRSQISQGTQFILNFNRHADENLPD from the coding sequence ATGACGAAACAGGATCCTTCATCTGCCGGTCAATTCTTCGATTTCGAGAGTAGTGCAGAGGCCGTTTTTGCTTTAGATAAAGCGGGTAACTTCCAGTGGGCCAGTTCCCGCTTTTCCCGGCTGCTGGAGCAGCCGGCCGGGCAATTAACAGGCACCAGCCTGTTCCGGTACCTGCCGCCCGCCGAGGTGGAGCAGGCGCAGCAGCAGGTGCAGCGGGCAGCGGCCGGAGAGATAGTCTGCTACGAGGCCGGGCTGGTAGTGAATAACCGTTTCTTAATGGTAAGCTTACATCTGTTTCCCCAGTTGGCCGACCACCAGATTACTGGAGTGTATGGCTTTGCCAAACCCCTCACCGCTCACCAGCAGACCACCCATAAACTACGCGAGCGGGAGCATCAGCTCTCCGTTATTTTCGATACCATGGCCGATGTAACCTTTGTGCTGAATGTGGAACCCCAGGGCCGTTACCGGTTCACTTTCGTCAACAAAGCTTTTCAGAAAACAACCGGCCTGCCCCCGGAAAAAGTGGTGGGCAGCTACGTGCATGATATCATTCCGGAACCATCCCTCAGCCTGGTTTTAGAGAAATACAAACAGTCCGTTACCACGCTGCAGCGCGTAAGCTGGCTGGAAACCTCCGACTATCCCACGGGCCAGGTAACGGGCGAAGTCAGCGTGACGCCCGTGCTGGATGAGCGCGGCTCCTGCTCCCAGCTGGTCGGTATTGTGCACGATCTGACGGAGCAAAAAAAAGTAGAAGCCGCCCTGCAGCTCAGCAACGAGCGGTTTCAGTATGTATTGATGGCCACCTCCGAGGCTATTTATGACTGGGACATAGATACAGGGTACATTTATTGGGGTGAGGGACTGGAAACCCTGTTTGGCTATAAGCTTGACGAAAACCCCACCAACTTTAACCTGTGGTCTGCAAGCGTGCACCCCGATGACGTGGAGCCGGTGCTGGGCGGGCTGATGCAGGAGGTGAATGAAACCACCCACACGCTCTGGCAGGGCGAATACCGCTTCCGAAGAGAAAACGGCACCTGGGCAGTGGTTTTCGATAGAGGCTACATTGTGCGGGATGCGGATGGGCGGCCGCTGCGCATGATAGGCTCCATGCAGGACGTAACGGAGCGCCGGGAGGCCGAAGAGCGGCAGCGCCTGATGGCTGATAAGCTGTTGAAGCAAAACACTGACCTGCAGCAGTTTGCCTATATTGTGTCTCATAACCTGCGGGCACCGTTGGCCAATGCCATGGGGTATGTTGATTTGATGTCCCGGGTGGACAAGGGCTCCGAGGTGTTTGAAGCCTCCATGAAAAACATGCAGGCCAGCGTGCAGCAGCTGGATGAAATGCTGGCCGACGTAACCCGCATTCTGGCCGTGCGGGATAAACAGGGCGGCTACCGCCCTGAGCCCGTGGCCCTGGCGGCCGTATGCCGGCAGGCTTTGTTTGGGCTGGAAGAACCACTGCTGGAATGCGGCGGCGAGTTGATCTGTCACATCCCGCCGGAACTGGTAGTGCCGGGAAGCCGCGCCTATTTCCACAGCATCTTTCAGAATCTGATATCCAACGCCATTAAGTATCGCTCCGATGAGCGCCCCCTGCGCATTGAAATAAAAGCGGAGCACACCCCCGGCGAAGGCACAACCATCATCATCACCGATAATGGCTCGGGTTTTGACATGGAAAAAGCGGGCGAAGATATTTTTCAGCTCTACCGGCGCTTCCACACCAGTAAAAGAGGCCGGGGAATAGGCTTATTTCTGGTAAAATCCCATGTGCAATCCATGGGAGGTCAGATTACAGTTCGAAGCCAGATAAGCCAGGGTACCCAATTTATTCTTAATTTTAACCGCCATGCTGATGAAAACCTACCTGATTGA
- a CDS encoding type I restriction enzyme HsdR N-terminal domain-containing protein: MQELNLPPFEYKVTQSGVNSLIWDVLRRKNVVLTPEEWVRQHVVHYLINHLGYPKGLLSLERGHRYNQRQKRIDLCALGPAGQPLLLVECKAPSVPITAAVAQQAAVYNQTIGAPLLLLTNGLQHFCWRVNFEERTNERLSEVPPYPGL; encoded by the coding sequence ATGCAAGAACTGAACCTGCCGCCTTTCGAATACAAAGTTACACAATCTGGCGTAAATTCGCTGATATGGGACGTTTTGCGCCGCAAAAACGTGGTGCTCACGCCCGAGGAATGGGTGCGCCAGCATGTGGTGCATTACCTGATCAACCACCTGGGCTACCCCAAAGGCTTACTGAGCCTGGAGCGCGGCCATCGCTACAACCAGCGCCAGAAACGCATTGATTTATGTGCTCTGGGCCCGGCCGGCCAACCGCTGCTGCTGGTAGAGTGCAAAGCGCCCTCCGTGCCTATTACGGCCGCGGTGGCCCAGCAGGCGGCGGTGTATAACCAAACCATTGGGGCCCCGCTGCTGCTGCTCACCAACGGCCTGCAGCACTTCTGCTGGCGCGTAAACTTTGAGGAGCGAACCAATGAGCGGCTCAGTGAAGTGCCGCCATATCCGGGGCTCTAA
- a CDS encoding AMP nucleosidase, with product MKSKSDIVENWLPRYTGVPLKEFGQYILLTNFINYVNMFAEQFGVEVRGLDKPMQTATANGITIINFGMGSPMAATVMDLISAVKPKAALFLGKCGGLKNKTKLGDLILPIAAIRGEGTSDDYLPAEIPALPSFRLQRAVSSMIKKHEKDYWTGTVYTTNRRVWEHDENFKEYLRQIRAMAVDMETATIFTVGFVNEIPHGALLLVSDNPMTPEGVKTAESDKKVTTDYVTAHLQIGIDSLLELKNSGESVKHMRFE from the coding sequence ATGAAATCAAAATCTGACATTGTAGAAAACTGGCTGCCACGCTATACCGGGGTACCTTTAAAGGAATTTGGTCAGTATATCCTGCTTACCAACTTTATCAATTATGTGAATATGTTCGCCGAGCAGTTTGGCGTGGAGGTGCGCGGCCTGGATAAGCCCATGCAAACGGCTACGGCCAACGGCATCACCATCATCAACTTCGGTATGGGCTCGCCCATGGCAGCCACGGTCATGGACCTGATTTCGGCGGTGAAGCCCAAAGCAGCCCTGTTTCTGGGCAAGTGCGGCGGCCTGAAAAACAAAACCAAGCTCGGCGACCTGATCCTGCCCATCGCGGCCATTCGCGGCGAGGGTACTTCCGATGACTACCTGCCTGCAGAAATCCCGGCCCTGCCCTCCTTCCGTTTGCAGCGCGCCGTGTCTTCCATGATCAAGAAGCACGAGAAGGACTATTGGACCGGCACAGTGTACACCACCAACCGCCGCGTGTGGGAGCACGACGAGAACTTCAAGGAGTATCTACGCCAGATCCGGGCCATGGCCGTCGATATGGAAACGGCTACCATTTTCACGGTGGGCTTCGTGAATGAAATTCCCCACGGCGCCCTGCTGCTGGTGAGCGACAACCCCATGACGCCCGAAGGCGTGAAAACGGCCGAGAGCGACAAAAAAGTGACCACCGACTACGTAACGGCTCACCTGCAAATTGGCATCGACTCGCTGCTGGAGCTGAAAAACTCAGGCGAATCGGTGAAACACATGCGCTTCGAATAA